ACAATCATGCATAAAAAGCTAAAACGCAAAGTTAGTTATCAAAAGTTAGTGCGATTGGAATTATATAAACTAATAAAGCATCTTTTAGGTGAAGAGGAATATCAAAGCTTTAAAATCTGGTGGTAAAGAGTAATGTATGTTATCATTTTGAGATAGGGTTAT
The Spirochaetota bacterium DNA segment above includes these coding regions:
- a CDS encoding subtype I-B CRISPR-associated endonuclease Cas1, which codes for TIMHKKLKRKVSYQKLVRLELYKLIKHLLGEEEYQSFKIWW